tagttgacatcaGCCAAAACACCCAAGCTAACATTGGCTGAAAAATAACCCTAGCCGATATTGGATAAAAAATAGCTTTGATTGATGTTGGCTGGAAAATCCTAGTTGACATCGGCTGAAAAACCTTAGCAGGTGCctactcaaaagttagtcataactgatgtcagtagaaaaaatctagccaacgTTGGCCAAAAAAACcattggtcaacatcaactAAGAAAACCTGGATTACAACAGCCAAAAAAATCCTTGGCGGACATCAGCAAAAAATTCTCATGATTGACGCTagtgagaaaataaccctaaccaacatcatctaaaattttttttagctGATATTggcaaaaaatagctttggttgacatcatacaaaaaaattatgaccgAAAAAACCTCGGCCAAGGTcagtaaaaaataacttatgtcGATGTCAGCCGTAAAAACTTGGGTCACCCGTAGTTGCGAGTGTTGAGCGAGAAAGAGTCGCAAGCAAGAACATGAGTTAGAGTGAGCAtctttgaaaaaagaatttcaaattctttattttttgagagaatttgaaatcccactattttagtcaatcaaaatgattcataaaaataccaaaacttAAATCTCATTTCAAATATTGTATCCAAACAagctattttatcatgaatcattttaaattccttgaaaaaatgaattctcCTGCTAAAttgctccatccaaacacactattaatGTTATTCCAGATCATCTGCATAACCTTAAGGTTGGGGATATGGTCATTATTAGTGGTCATGGGACTTGAGTAGGTTGAGACAGTTCCTTACCGAGGATGTGATTAAAAGAATTATGCCAATTGTTCCCCCTTCACGTTTAGATGAAGTTGATAAGAGATTGTGGTCGGGTGATCACTTGGGGTAATTCTCTATTTCGAGTGCCTACAAGAGGATAAATGGTTTTCAAAACCTTCCTCATAATGGGGACTGGAAAGGTAATTTGGAAGTTTAATACTCCTTAGAgaatttgtgtttttatttggCAAATGTCTCATGGTCGGCTTTCAACCATAAGTGTATTGCTTCATGGGGGTTGGGATCTCCTAATTGTTCTCAATGTTCTCATATTGAGGAGACAATTTCCCATGTTATAAGAGATTGTTCCCTGGCCAGATCCATTTGGATTCACCTAGTGAAGTTTAAGCGCATATCTGATTTCTTTGGGCATGATCTCTCTCAGTGGATTAGTTGGAATTTGAACTCCAATAATCACTCCTCTCATGGTATCCCTTAGCCTGATTTGTGGGCTACCACTTGCTATTTCCTTTGGTTTTGGAGAAATAAGGCCGAGCAAGATTTACTTTTTGCTGGGATGTTATTAAAGGTAATTTTGCAAGTTATCCTTCTCCCCTTGGCAAGAATATTTATGAGTATATGGTTTCTTCCTCTTCTACTATGAAGAATATAGATTTGATGTTTCCTATGGAAGGCTTGTCTTAATACTGATGAAGCCATGAAAAGTGATATCCAATTAGCTGGATGTGGGGGTTTGTTACGTGATCATAGGGAAAGGTGATTATGCGGGAGTACACCAAGAAGTTGGAAAATTCTTATGCGTTTATAGCAGAGCTTTGGGGAGTTTTGGAGAGCTTAAAGGTGGTTGCTTCCAAGCATATCAGATATCTGGAATTACAGGTTGACTCAAAAGTTGTTGTCAACAACATTTCTAAGGAGTAGTCTGAAGGTGGTGCCATTGGCTAGAGGCTGTAGAAGCAAACTTCAttgattcatgatgatgaatcaagattgattcaaggtgttttgatgataacaaagatgatgacaaaaaacccaagagaatgatttcaagattgagtcaagaacaattcaagaatcaagagaaagattcaagagaaagtttcatcaagaagattcaagattcaagattcaagaataatcaagatcaagattcaagactcaaagattcaagaatcaaaagaagACTTAATcgagataagtattaaaaagtttttcaaaacattgagtagcacaagaagttttcacaaaatcattaccaaagagttttactctctggtaatcaattacgagattgtagtaatcgattactagtgctttaaaacgttaagatttttaaaattcaaaaagaagagtcacatctattgatgtgtaatcgattacacctttatggtaatcgattactagtgactgttttcaaaaaattcatttccaaaagtcacatttcttcaagtgacttgtttctgaagattctttcaaaagtcataactttttaagtaattagttttaaaggaattgccaagagttacaagttttgacttgagtcatcaagaaactataaatatgtgaccttggcatgaaacaattaaatcagatcaatcatctctttcaatcattctatctttcaacatcttctttcattaCTTTCAGAACTTTCTGGTTTCAtcttttcttcatctttctaaaagtttttgttcaaaactttctcttccaagaaaagttctttgttcaaaaacttgtgatattcatctttttcattcccttctccctttgccaaaatgaattcgccaaggactaaccgtctgaattctttttgtgtctctcttctcccttttccaaaagaacgaaggactaaccgcctgaattcttttgtgtttctcttctcccttgtcaaagaattcagaacgacacagtctgagaattcttttgattcttccctttcccataaacaaaagatttcaaaggactaaccgcttgagaattcttttgtttccccattcacaaagtttcaaaggactaaccgcctgagaactttgtcttaacacattggagggtacatcctttgtggtacaagtagagggtatatctacttggattgttgtgactgagaacaagagatggtacatctcttgtggatcagttctagtggatggtacatccactaggttgttcaaagagaacaagggagggtacatcccttgtggatctttgcttgtaaaaggatttttacaaggttgaaaagatatctcaaggaccgcaggtcgcttagggactggatgtaggcatgggttgttgtcgaaccagtataaatatcttgtgtttgtcttcttcttccctactattttaattttcgttgtgcactttaattattgcttttacttttggtaatattaagaaggatagatttttaattagtaaaggttcattaataattaattcaaccccgcttcttaattattttgaggccacttgatccaacagaggCTTATCTGTAGAAGCAAGTTTCATGATGATGATTCAAGTAtgaatcaagtagttttgatgatgacaaaaagcccaaaagaatgatttcaagattgagtcaacaagttcaagatcaagattaatttcaagattcatgagaagaaatcaagaagattcaagaattcaAGAGAGGTTGATtttaagattcaagagaagatgaattcaagattcaagagaagaaatcaagaagacttcacaagggaagtattgaaaaggatttttcaaaaaccaaacatagcacaattttgcttttcaaaagagttttctcaaattttctaagttaccagagtacttactctctggtaatcgattaccagtttcctgtaatcgattaccaatgataaagtttgatttcaaaagcttttaactgaatttgcaacgtttcaaatgatttttaaatggtgtaatcaattataatatattggtaatcgattaccagtgtatctgaacgttgaaattcaaattcaattatgaagagtcatatctttcataaaatgcattgtgtaatcgattacatggttatggtaatcgattaccagtgacaagttctgaataaaaagtcaagagatgtaactcttccaatggttttctcaaagattttctcaaggttataactcttccaatggttttcttgaccagacatgaagagtctataaaagcaagaccttgacttgcattcaaaGATACTTTTGAGACCTTTTGAACTTatttgaacaacttttgagaaatcttgaaacctttcctactcatctttcttcttcttcttcctttgccaaaaagctttctaagttttctgtttttcaaaccttgttcttctacagaaaacaaaagtttgctatatcttttcattctcttctctctttgccaaaaagaattcaacaaggactaatcgcctgaattctttttgtgtctctcttctcccttttccaaaagaacgaaggactaaccgcctgaattcttttgggtcttcgttctcccttttcaagagaattcaaaaagacacagtctgagaattcttttgattcttccctttcccttaaacaaaatatttcaaaggactaaccgcctgagatatcttttgtttccccttacaaagattcaaaggactaaccgcctgagaattctttatcttaacacattggagggtacatcctttgtggtacaagtagagggtacatctacttaggttgttgtaactgagaacaagagatggtacatctcttgtgaatTAGTTCAAGTGgtgggtacatccacttggttgttcaaagagaacaagggagggtacatcccttgtggatctttgcttgtaaaggtttttacaaggttgaaagaaatctcaagaaccgtaggttgcttggggactagatgtaggctcgggttgttgccgaaccagtataaaattcttgtgtttgtcttcttcttccctacactctttaatttcagctgtgcactttaattttcacttttagttttgttaagtttcaattcctattctttattttcttaacttagtagtaaaagcctaattaaatctagtaagaTTGAGaatgataagttttaattagtaaatgttcattaataattaattcaaccccccttcttaattattctgaggccacttgatccaacattatCCAGGAGATTAGAAAGATGTTTGTCTTTGGAGTGGCATGTCAAGATGCTGCATGTTTATAGGGAGCTTAATACAGCTGCTGATGCTCTTAATTTGGCTTGTTCTAGCGATGAGACTTTTGCTTTTTTGGATCATGCTCCCTCAAGCTTGCTTTTGTGCTTCTATATGATGTTAGAGGAGTTTCTACTCCTCACTTAGTCAAGGTgtaatttctcttttttggtCTTCGGCCCCAtccatattaaatatatatatatatatatatatatatatatatatatatatatatatatatatatatatatatatatatatatatcatatatgataaatacaACATGCTCTGacaaaaaaacaatttcataaTACTAGTATGatcaaagtttttaaatataattaagttatgttaataataatttgtgattgatttatatataatgtaaaACAGTCACTACTAAAATAATAGTATTCTACGATGCGCATTCAACATTTGTGGTTCCAAAAATGATGTTGTTTTAGAGGCGATGACATTTTAGTAAATAAgagatttattttaacaacGTTTTTGTAAAAAACAACGTCATCTGCACGTTACAAAAACGAGTTTAGTGAACTGTTGTTGAATTGCATTATCCAAAGACGGGTTTTATAAACACCGTCTTTGAATCTCGcctaaattttcatctttttccctCGCATACTCGCACTCTACCCTGGCCCGCATTACCTCACTCATTTTGCACTCAATTCATTTGGCTCGATTTTCACCTCCGAGAGTGTTTCGGTGTTTTCTTCTCCGTGGAATTCTTGAAAATCGTTTCATTCTTAAGAATTACAGGGCTAAAATTAAGGTTAGGGTTGGGGCTACGGTTAGGGTTGATTTCATCGTCGTCCAATGAATTGTCGACGACTGGAGTCACGTTGCTCCAGATCTTACGCGAGATTTCGAAGGTGGCTTGATCGTGAGTGCTCTTGAAGGAGAATTCCTTGTCGGAGCAAATCTTGTTGAGGACGTTCCGATACTTCTTCTTCAGCCTTCGGATCTTTTCCACAAGCTGATTCTTGTTGAAATTGAGTTGGAGCTTCGACTTAATTTGGTCGTAGAACAAAGTGGTGTCGTTGTGGTGCGAGGATCCTCGCTGCAATGTGTAGTCGAGGAACCCTTGCAAGAGCTTGATCTCGTCCTCGTCGGTCCACAACCGCTGTAATAGCCGCTGCGAGTCATCCAGCGATGGCGGCGGCTTTTTCTCCTCGATTAGCTCCAGGCAACGCCACTTCGGATCAGATGAGTCGGTGAGGACGATGGTGGCGGTGGGCTTCAAAATTGGAGTGTTGCCACCGCCATTGGAGACGGAGGAACTAGGGACGATGATGGTGACAACGAGAGCGGTGGAGGGAGAGGGCACGTTTTCTTTGTCGTCGTCTTCTTCGTACTCTTCGTCCTCTTGAGACTCGTCGTCAGACTTCCTAGACTTGCATTTTGTCGGACTTCACTATCTCTGTTGCACCTCGAGGTTTGTGCCCAGTGGTAGGTACCAGAGGAGTATTTGCAAACTAAGCCTGTGACTATGACTTCCTAGTTATGCTCTAGAAGACCTTTATCAGTGAACACAGAGAGCCAGAGTAAAAAAGCCAAAGAAGGCCAGGGTCAAGCAGAGCAACGTCTTCTCCTCAAATTCTTGGTAAGAATATAATATCACTCATTTCTATAGaacttacaaaaaaatttaatacccTTCAAAATTATGCAGTATGTGATAATTTCCGTGTTGTCTTTTTGGATGCTTTCTGATTTTGACGCATTCAAAATGAGAGGTGTCCTTCAATGGATTAGTGCCAAGTTATAACTAATGGGAAAATCTGTTGGTATATTTTAACAATTTCATGGTTTGTTATACATGTGTTATGCGTACTTAATTTATCACAATCTAAACAGTTGACCTTCTAATCAACAATGCACTTTATTATACTCTAAAATACACTCGTCACATTAGAAAAGCCAAATCCATAACCATCTCTTTGGATATCATCGCCTTAGCTAAAACTCATTGATCATTACTTTGCAAGACATGAAGAAAATACAAACTGAGGTGAGAGACATATTGAATATGAAAGGGAAGGGTTGATGGGTAATGCAAGAGATCCAAAGTATTAGACTGAAACTGAGGAGTAAGCAGTGCATTCAAGAAGGTAAAGTAATTTTTATGAAAGGGAAGGGTTGATGGGTAATGTTGTTTTCATGGTAAAGTAATTAAtcctagaaaataaaaaatatattttagagcagtaaaaactaattttttgttttttaatctttcacACTCTGACCATAAGAAATTTTTTAGAGTGCTTTGTCTTTTCTTTTCCCCTCTTTTTTGTAGATGCATCATGTCGGCTTTGTAGACATTGAAGATATGAATCTCAGATCTGGAAAAAGGATACTCAAGCAGCAAGTTAGCAGAGGTACACttcatttaaatgtttttttgacAATATGTTGGTGTGCAATTtacaaataagtttttaatcAGACAAAGTTACTAGTGCAATTATttctagttatttattttttctgctATATCATATATACTTAGCTTTATTAGTTGCACACAATTTAACTGATaggatcttgattcttgaatattaaatttcaaaaacaaaaataagtatgCCATTAAATGACTTTAGACACACGGGCACACACAAATAGTGTTAAAAAAGGCGTAGTATATAATGTAACTAATTTTAGGATACTAGAGACAAAACTGTTATGGATTGATAAGAAATTTTGCACCATTGATATTTTCCAATAAGAAATTTTGTAACATTGACATGCATGAAAAACATTCATTCCGATGGTGTATATAATTCATTCTTGAAAATTTCCATCTTGTATTTTCAATGCTTCCCATTACTAATATATCAAGGGACTATACTACACGTATACATTGCATTTTTGTCACTTAGGATGAACGATCCTCGCCCCTTAAATAAAAGAATCTACCTGATCCACTTAGATTAGATGACTCTGCATGCTGCATCATTGTATGGAATGGTGCATTGATGGCAAATGTGGTGCCAATCTTCTAGTTAAGGAAACTAATTTATGGAAGTCATTACACTGCTGACCTCTACATGTTGAGTGTTGATATctttataattatcttattctttttatgtatttttatgttatatattttcaacTATTTCTATCACGATCCATTTCTTTTTGCATTAATCTCTATCTCACATATTGCAGCACTAAGAACACACATGCATTTATAATCGAGGACTTATTAAACATCAATCTACAtcaatccttttttttctttctaatactCAAATCACATTCAGGCCTCAGATCGAATGAAGCTGTTGGATATCCAGATTTCCAACAATGTAGTTTGATTTCATTAATCACATTCCATACTGTTGGAACATTGAtgactattttgattttattctctGTAATCCCCACGCACAAGAAAATTCATTAACTTTTACGCCTAAGTATGGATTTGATTTGGTTCCATGAAATGGGATACCTCACGGAATGTGATAAAGCTAGGAAAAACCGAACCCCTACAAATGAAGTCCACATTACTCTAAAGCAAGAGGTACAATACTAGAATTGCTGCTCAACAATCATCATAATTCTTTTGTTGcatattttgttgcaatcataTTTATTACCCTAGTTACAACTCAGGCTAATATTGCTCCCATAAATTGTTgtgaataaattttgaattatttaaggagaaattaatttttattagcatGAGTATTAGAGTATGCAATCTGTTCTATTATCAGTTTCCCTTCACTACTTGGTGTAGCGGAACTTGAAGGCTAGATGTGTTATTACTCAGAGCAGTACTTTCTACATGTAGTCGTAGAAAGACTACATGTAGTTTTTCTACTTATGAATGGTAAATTAATTAACCCTCTTTTAACAtcaatatacataatttttattactcattgttagcttttacttaatttaatattatataagtatatttattcattattagtaatatagataatttttattactcattgttaggttttaattaattaattattattttattatatttattgattattaaaaatataaataatttttacctCTCATTCTCAATTTTTACATCAAGCATATTGATTAATTACTATGCAGGTTGCTAATTTTCTTACATCGATGCTGACAAGAAACGATGTTGAAAGCGCCGGTTACTACATCGGTGCTGGCTAGAAATGATGTTGAAAGCGTAGGTTACTAGATCGGTGCTGACAAGAAATGATGTTAAAAGTGAAGGTTACTACATCGATGCTGGCATATGCACTCATGTAgaaatgaatgtaattttacaaCGGTCAATTTTGGACCGTTGTTAAAAATTTGTAGTTTCAACAACGTTACGTACAAAAACGGTTAGCCACCGTTGTTAAATCCCGTTTTTGACCGATGTTGAAAACCCGGTTTCTAGTACTGAGTGTTAACTAGAGTGCAAGATCattaaatccaaataaaaaaattagcatgTATTTGGGGTGACATTTTTTCAACcggtaaacaaaaaaaaaaaaaaaaaagaaactatacAAAGTATATCTTTTTATATGATTCAAATCAAATTCTTTGAGACGTGTAACCAAACTTGTATTTGCTCTTCCGTGTTAGATTTCCAACtcattgttttacttttttttcttctcaatctGCATCAAATAAGCATTGATACGATACCATTTTGAAAGATTCCATAGCATGAGATGGAACTTGGAGTGAAACCACTATAAGCATGAGTGTTCGAAAACAAAGAAAGATGTATGAAAGTGATGTGGTAGGGTACTACTGCTGGTGGGTGTTTTGAATTTGGTTACCCACTTGATGAACAAGAAGCTTCAAGTTGTACTATTAAGGTACCATGTATCCATTCGAAAGATTTTCTGTTGGAAAACGAGTTTGTTATATAATGATTTAGAATGACAACAATTTTGTTATAGAAATTTCAGTTCCATATAATttcctttttgaaaataattttatttgtttaagctTTTGAGTATATTATATTCTATCAGTTTTATAGCAGATGGGTTTTCATGAGAATAAACTTTGAAACCCCactattgaaaaagaaaaatcacattAAAAAGCAATAGCTGCATGAATTCACCTGGCAATGCAATTTTGAATATCTGCAAACACAAAACAAGTAAAGATGCAAGGTCTCGTGACTTGTGAATATAGGGGAAAAGGAATCAAACAccgtaaaataaaaaagaataatacacTAAATTAGTCGGTAAAATTGTGcctttaagtttttcttttcttttttttagcgATTATAGTTATCTTTTACCAAAATTCTGTGATTTGTTTATACCAAAAATTATTATCCGGGAGACAATTTAGATATTTAATGTAAATGCTTACTTAAGGTTCAAGCATAGGAGATATAAtctctaaataattttaattcttgaaacTACCTAGCAACGATTATTTTGGTATTTGGGGTTATCAAATAAATGATgttctttttgaaaattaagtTGATCGATATccatacttttaaaaattaattttgcgtATTACTCAAAAGAAAAGGATATAAtctctaaataattttaattcttgaaacTACCTAGCAACGATTATTTTGGTATTTGGCGTTATCAAATAAATGATgttctttttgaaaattaagtTGATCGATATccatacttttaaaaattaattttgcgtATTACTCAAAAGAAAAGGTTCtaaaaatcaagagaaattttAGCAGGAGTTTTCAAGaccctgaaaa
This region of Glycine max cultivar Williams 82 chromosome 7, Glycine_max_v4.0, whole genome shotgun sequence genomic DNA includes:
- the LOC102661461 gene encoding probable transcription factor At3g04930; translation: MHVRTESEVVINNFAFRSKLRRAFKKVEQRHIGKSDDESQEDEEYEEDDDKENVPSPSTALVVTIIVPSSSVSNGGGNTPILKPTATIVLTDSSDPKWRCLELIEEKKPPPSLDDSQRLLQRLWTDEDEIKLLQGFLDYTLQRGSSHHNDTTLFYDQIKSKLQLNFNKNQLVEKIRRLKKKYRNVLNKICSDKEFSFKSTHDQATFEISRKIWSNVTPVVDNSLDDDEINPNRSPNPNLNFSPVILKNETIFKNSTEKKTPKHSRR